From the Lathyrus oleraceus cultivar Zhongwan6 chromosome 4, CAAS_Psat_ZW6_1.0, whole genome shotgun sequence genome, one window contains:
- the LOC127073869 gene encoding pentatricopeptide repeat-containing protein At1g74850, chloroplastic has product MTYSLSHSLHLPNPSPFIPTLLDPNTTFRQLSFPSSVSKTHRKLQFKAHAKPRELVLGNPSVTVEAGKYSYDIETLINRISSLPPRGSIARCLDTFKNKLSLNDFAVVFKEFAQRGDWQRSLRLFKYMQRQIWCKPNEHIYTIMITLLGRESLLDKCREVFDEMPSQGVPRSVFAYTAVINAYGRNGQFQNSLELLDRMKQERVSPSILTYNTVINACARGGLDWEGLLGLFAEMRHEGILPDVVTYNTLLSACAHRGLGDEAEMVFRTMNDGGVVPDINTYSYLVHTFGKLNELEKVSELLREMESGGSLPDVSSYNVLLEAYAELGSIKESIGVFRQMQEAGCVPNAATYSILLNLYGKHGRYDDVRDLFLEMKVSNTDPDAGTYNILIQVFGEGGYFKEVVTLFHDMVDENIEPNMETYEGLIFACGKGGLYEDAKKILLHMNEKGIVPSSKAYTGVIEAYGQAALYEEAMVAFNTMNEIGSNPTTATYNSLVRSFARGGLYKEVEAILFRMGESGLPRDVHSFNGMIEAFRQAGQYEKAVKAHVEMEKANCDPNELTLEAVLWIYCSAGLVDESQEQFQEIKASGILPSVMCYCMMLALYAKNDRSNDADNLINEMVTTRVSDIHQVIGQMIKGDFDDESNWPIVEYIFDKLNSKGCGIGIMFYNALLEALWWMRQRERAARVLNEASKRGLFPELFRKNKLVWSVDVHRMSEGGALTALSIWLNDMQEMFTTGKNLPELAAVVVARGKMEESTDAQDFPIAKAAFSFLQDNVSSSFTYPAWNKGRIVCQQLQLRQILSGTGSSSSRKNVDKLVSLSNSSLTTSGAITSKSDVQSGRANGVDSRTNSTRTELLISAV; this is encoded by the exons ATGACCTATTCACTTTCACACTCTCTCCACTTACCAAACCCATCCCCTTTCATCCCCACACTCCTCGACCCGAACACCACCTTCCGGCAACTCTCTTTCCCATCCTCCGTATCTAAAACCCACCGGAAACTCCAATTCAAAGCCCACGCAAAGCCCAGAGAACTCGTCCTCGGAAACCCATCGGTAACAGTAGAAGCCGGAAAATACAGCTACGACATCGAAACCCTAATCAACCGAATCAGTAGCTTACCTCCACGTGGCAGCATCGCTCGTTGCCTTGACACGTTCAAGAACAAGCTTTCGCTTAATGATTTCGCTGTTGTGTTCAAGGAGTTCGCTCAGCGCGGAGATTGGCAGCGTTCGCTTCGTTTGTTTAAATACATGCAGAGACAGATTTGGTGTAAACCGAATGAGCATATTTACACGATTATGATCACTCTTTTGGGtagggaaagtttgttagataAGTGTCGCGAGGTGTTTGATGAAATGCCTAGCCAAGGTGTTCCTCGAAGTGTTTTTGCTTATACGGCGGTTATCAATGCTTATGGTCGGAACGGTCAGTTTCAGAATTCACTTGAGTTGCTTGATAGAATGAAACAAGAGAGGGTTTCTCCTAGTATATTGACTTATAACACTGTTATTAATGCTTGTGCTAGGGGTGGGTTGGATTGGGAGGGTTTGTTAGGGTTGTTTGCTGAAATGAGACATGAAGGGATACTACCTGATGTTGTAACTTATAATACATTGCTCAGTGCTTGTGCTCACAGGGGATTGGGTGATGAAGCTGAAATGGTGTTTAGGACTATGAATGATGGTGGGGTTGTTCCGGATATTAATACTTATAGTTATCTTGTTCATACGTTTGGTAAGTTGAATGAACTTGAGAAGGTTTCGGAGCTTCTTAGGGAAATGGAGTCCGGTGGTAGTTTGCCGGATGTTAGCTCTTATAATGTTCTGTTGGAGGCCTATGCAGAGCTGGGGTCCATCAAAGAATCGATTGGGGTGTTTAGGCAGATGCAGGAGGCGGGGTGTGTGCCGAATGCGGCCACTTATAGTATTTTGTTGAATTTGTATGGAAAGCATGGGAGGTATGATGATGTTCGCGATCTTTTTCTTGAAATGAAAGTGAGCAACACTGACCCTGATGCGGGTACTTATAATATCCTCATACAGGTATTTGGGGAGGGTGGGTACTTTAAGGAAGTTGTCACTTTGTTTCATGACATGGTGGATGAAAATATTGAGCCAAACATGGAGACTTACGAAGGTTTGATATTCGCCTGTGGCAAAGGAGGGCTTTATGAAGATGCTAAGAAAATTTTACTTCATATGAATGAAAAGGGAATAGTTCCGAGTTCCAAGGCTTATACCGGGGTGATTGAAGCATATGGACAGGCAGCTTTGTATGAAGAAGCGATGGTTGCATTTAACACAATGAATGAAATTGGAAGCAACCCAACTACTGCGACCTACAATTCACTTGTTCGCTCATTTGCAAGGGGGGGACTGTACAAAGAGGTAGAAGCAATTTTATTCAGGATGGGTGAGTCTGGTTTACCACGAGATGTGCATTCGTTCAATGGTATGATAGAAGCTTTTAGGCAAGCCGGTCAATATGAAAAGGCGGTAAAAGCTCACGTTGAGATGGAAAAAGCAAACTGTGATCCTAATGAGTTGACCCTTGAAGCAGTGTTATGGATATACTGCTCTGCTGGTCTTGTTGACGAGAGTCAGGAGCAGTTTCAAGAAATTAAAGCTTCAGGAATACTTCCCAGTGTTATGTGCTACTGCATGATGCTAGCTCTTTACGCAAAGAATGATAG GTCAAATGATGCCGACAATCTAATCAATGAGATGGTCACAACAAGAGTGTCGGATATTCATCAAGTGATTGGACAAATGATCAAGGGAGATTTTGATGACGAGTCTAATTGGCCGATTGTGGAGTACATCTTTGATAAACTCAATTCTAAAGGATGTGGAATTGGAATTATGTTCTACAATGCACTATTAGAAGCTCTTTGGTGGATGCGCCAAAGAGAAAGGGCTGCCAGAGTGCTCAATGAAGCATCAAAGCGAGGGCTTTTCCCTGAACTTTTTCGTAAAAATAAACTCGTGTGGTCTGTGGATGTACACAG GATGTCTGAAGGTGGTGCATTAACAGCATTGTCAATTTGGTTGAACGATATGCAGGAGATGTTCACGACGGGCAAGAATCTTCCTGAACTTGCAGCCGTTGTTGTGGC TCGGGGTAAAATGGAGGAAAGCACAGATGCCCAAGATTTTCCCATCGCAAAGGCTGCATTTTCGTTCCTGCAGGATAATGTTTCATCCTCTTTTACTTACCCCGCATGGAACAAAGGTCGCATTGTTTGTCAGCAGTTACAACTCAGGCAAATTCTATCGGGCACCGGATCATCTTCAAGTAGAAAAAATGTGGATAAATTAGTATCTTTAAGTAATAGCTCATTGACTACTTCAGGAGCTATAACATCCAAATCTGATGTTCAAAGTGGTAGAGCTAATGGTGTTGATTCTAGAACCAATAGTACTAGAACAGAGCTTCTAATTAGTGCAGTTTAA